Proteins found in one Arthrobacter sp. U41 genomic segment:
- a CDS encoding YciI family protein, with protein sequence MTVFAVEYVYDAESSEARDLARPAHREWTAGLAQEGTLLASGPYGDGAGALLIFKAADEQALNEVLKQDPFAAAGAISGTRTTAWAPLTGLLAGHAA encoded by the coding sequence ATGACTGTTTTTGCTGTTGAGTACGTATACGACGCCGAATCCTCCGAAGCCCGCGACCTCGCCCGTCCGGCGCACCGCGAATGGACCGCAGGACTTGCCCAGGAGGGAACGCTGCTCGCCAGTGGCCCCTACGGTGACGGCGCCGGTGCGCTGCTGATTTTCAAGGCCGCCGACGAGCAGGCCCTGAACGAGGTCCTCAAGCAGGATCCCTTCGCCGCCGCCGGTGCCATCTCCGGTACCCGCACGACGGCCTGGGCTCCCCTGACCGGCCTCCTGGCCGGCCACGCCGCCTAG